The following nucleotide sequence is from Planifilum fimeticola.
CCCGACGCCCGGATCGCCCAGGAGGAGATCTTCGGTCCGGTGCTGGCGTTCATCAAGGCCAAGGATTTCGACGACGCTCTCCGCATCGCCAACAATACGGAATACGGCCTCACGGGATCGGTGATCAGCCGGAACCGCGCCAACCTGGAAAAGGCGCGCACCGAATTCCACGTGGGGAACCTGTACTTCAACCGCAAGTGCACCGGCGCCCTGGTGGGGGTTCATCCCTTCGGCGGCTTCAACATGTCGGGCACCGACTCCAAGGCCGGCGGCTACGATTACCTGCTCCTGTTTACCCAAGCCAAGCTGGTGTCGGAGGTGTTCTGATCACCGCCGGATTTCCCTTGTCGCTGGCATTCAAACCCCATCCCCCGGCTTCCCCGGGGAGGTGGGGTTTTTTCTTCTAGATGCGACCGGGTGGAAGCAAGCATGAAAATCCGCCTGCGATTGGCTGCCCTCCGTCCTTCCCGGGAAGGAAAGCGTCCGTTGGCAGGTTTTTCTGTTGACCGCCCCGGAAAAAGTATGATTTATTGGTTGGCGCAAAGGATATTGATGAAACATACATAAATAATCAATCCCTTTCCCGGAGGAGATCATGGAAGAATATCAATCGGTTACGTCCCTTATGATCGTGGTTCTCGTCTCCTTTTTTGTCCCGATCGCGATGCATCGGCTGAAGTTGAATTGGATTCCCGTCGTGGTGGCGGAAATCATCGTCGGGGTGGCGCTGGGCAAGAGCGGTTTCCAACTGATTCACGAGGACAATCTGCTCCAGCTTTTGTCCATGTTGGGCATCATCTACCTGATGTTTTTGAGCGGTCTGGAGATCGATTTCGATCTGATTCAGAAGAGTCGAAAGCACTCCGGCAAAAACGGAAACCCCCTGGCGATCGGCACCGTCAGCTACATCGGGATTTTGCTCCTTTCCCTGGCTCTGTCATGGATCATCCACGGGCTGGGGTATACGAAGGACGTCTTTTTCATGACGCTGATCATTTCCACCATTTCCGTCAGCATCACCTTGCCGGTGCTGAAGGACAAGGGGCTTCTCAATGATCCGGTCGGGCAATCCGTGTTGCTTACCGCCGTCATCGCCGATTTTTTCACCATGTTGATGCTGGCGGTCCATGTCTCCCTTCACCGTTCGGAGGAAGGGGCCTTCAACACCTTGTGGCTGTTGCTGCTCTTTGTCGCCTTTTTCGTCGTCTACCGCCTGGTTCGCCTCTTCCGGGCTTCCCGAATTACGGAAAAGATCAGAAGAGAGACCATTTCCATCGGCACGCGGGGCGTTTTTGCGCTGATTCTCTTTTTTGTGGCGGTATCGGAGGGGGTCGGGGCGGAGAACATTCTGGGCGCCTTTCTCGCCGGCGTGATCGTGTCCCTGATGTCCCCGAGCAAATCCTTTGTGCAGCAGCTCAATGCCTTTGGGTACGGTTTTTTGATCCCCATCTTTTTTGTGATGGTGGGGGCCGACCTGGATCTGATCGCTCTGGCGCAGGATGCGAAGGCTTTGACGGTGTTGCCTCTGCTGCTTTTGGCCTTTTATGTTTCGAGACTCCTGGTCGTTCCGATTTTCCGCCGATGGTTTTCCTGGAAAGAGTCGATCGCCTCGGGGGTGCTGCTCAGCTCCACCCTGAGTTTGGTCATTGCCGCGGCGAAGGTCGGTGAGGAGATGGGAATCCTCGATCGCACGATGAATACCGCGCTGGTGTTGTCCGCCGTGATCGCCACCCTGGTGTCCCCCGTGCTGTTCCAACGGCTGATGCCGGATCATCGCGAGGAGCGGCGGACGAAGGTCGCTCTGGTGGGCATCAACGCGGTCACCCTGTCACTTGCCCGGGACCTGGTCAGGGATCAGTACGATGTCACGCTCTACGGTTCGGACAAATCCAATCTGGAGGTCATGAATGACCGCCCCTTTGCCATCGTGCAGTTGCCCGGCGTGGAGCGGGAGCATCTGGAGTCGCACCGAGTCTTTGACAGCGACATTGTGGTGTTGTTTACCGCCGATGACAGCAAAAACTTCCGCCTTGCCCTGGATGCGGAACAGCAGGGTGTGGAGCGGATTATCGCCCGGGTGGAAAATCAAATGGAAGTAAGCCTTCCCGAGGATTCCCGGATCCGGTTGATTTCCAGCTTCTTCGCCAACAAAACGCTCCTTCGCTCCCTGATCGAGTTTCCGTCGCTGGTTCGGTTCGTTTCCGAGAGCGAGGGGTATCTGCAGGAGGTTCCCTTGTACAATCACCATTTCAACGGCCGTCGAATCCGGGATCTCCCCTTCATCGGCGACACCTTGATCATCCGCATTTACCGCGACGGCGAGGTGATCATGCCGCGGGGGGATACGGAGCTGCGGGTGGGCGACCGTCTGATCATCAGCGGGACGCCGGCCCATGTGCGCAAGGTGGAGCGGCTGTTGAGCTGAGGACCTGAGGATTGAACTTGTTCGGATTCAGAAGTTGTGATAAGTATATAGTGTTTAAATTTGCAACAAAGAGGGATGGCCATGAGGGTCAAAGCGATCGGGATCGCTCCTTATGCGGGTTTGAAGAGGCTGATGGAGGAACTGGCGAAGGAAGACCCGGAAATGGATTTGGTTGTTGAGCAGGGCGACCTGGAAGAAGGGGTGGATATCGCCAGGCGGGCGGAGAAAGAAGGGTACGAGTTGGTAATCAGTCGCGGCGGAACCGCCTCCCTCATCCGGGAAGCGGTCTCCATTCCCGTCGCCGAGATTCCGGTTTCGGGGTATGACATGCTTCGGGTCCTTACGCTCTTAAAGGATTATCGAGGAGAAGTGGCGATTGTCGGTTTCCCCAACATCACCCGGGGAGCGGCGGTGATTTGTGATTTGTTAAATCTTTCTGTGCACACCGTCACCGTCCGGAAACCTTCCGAGGTCGAGGAGCAGCTCGAATCCCGGCGAAGGCAAGGGATCCAGGTGGTGGTCGGTGACGTGGTCACTGTAAAGGCTGCCGAAAAACTTGGGATGCACGGTCTCTTGATCACTTCCGGAAGAGAGGCGGTGTTGGACGCATTCGAGGAAGGAAAGCGCGTTTATCGTCTCTTTTCCCGCCTGAGAAGGGAAGCTTCGCTGTATCGGAACATCCTGGACAGGGATCGGCGGGGCATCGTCGTGTTTGGCGGAAAGGAAAGAATCCTGTTTCGAAATCCGGCTGCGGCGCGCTTCCCCCTTTCCGCCCCCGCGGTGGAAAGGGCGATTCAGGAGTTGGTGGAGGAAAGTCTGCGGCGGGGCCAGTCCGAATCCCGCCTGCTGCCGCTGGAGGAATCCGGCGTACAGATTGCCGCGGTGCCCCTCGATGACAGGAGCGGGGAGACCAGGGTTGCCATCCATTTGGAGAAATGTCGATTCGCCGTATCACCCGAGAAATGGGGATGTGTGGAAATTCGGCACACCCGTTCCGAGCCGAAGGAAACCGCATTTCATCGGTTTGTGGGCAAAAGCGGTGCTCTTCGCGAAGCGATTCAATCCGCCCAAAAATACAGTGAGTGGGATGTCCCTGTCTGGATCTCGGGAGAAGAGGGGACCGGCAAGGAAATGTTCGCTTTGGCGATCCATCAGGCCAGTCCGCGGGGAGACCAACCCTTCATCGCGGTGGACAGCGGTTGTTTGAAACCGGAGGAATGGAACGAACTGATCGCCGATGCG
It contains:
- a CDS encoding monovalent cation:proton antiporter family protein is translated as MEEYQSVTSLMIVVLVSFFVPIAMHRLKLNWIPVVVAEIIVGVALGKSGFQLIHEDNLLQLLSMLGIIYLMFLSGLEIDFDLIQKSRKHSGKNGNPLAIGTVSYIGILLLSLALSWIIHGLGYTKDVFFMTLIISTISVSITLPVLKDKGLLNDPVGQSVLLTAVIADFFTMLMLAVHVSLHRSEEGAFNTLWLLLLFVAFFVVYRLVRLFRASRITEKIRRETISIGTRGVFALILFFVAVSEGVGAENILGAFLAGVIVSLMSPSKSFVQQLNAFGYGFLIPIFFVMVGADLDLIALAQDAKALTVLPLLLLAFYVSRLLVVPIFRRWFSWKESIASGVLLSSTLSLVIAAAKVGEEMGILDRTMNTALVLSAVIATLVSPVLFQRLMPDHREERRTKVALVGINAVTLSLARDLVRDQYDVTLYGSDKSNLEVMNDRPFAIVQLPGVEREHLESHRVFDSDIVVLFTADDSKNFRLALDAEQQGVERIIARVENQMEVSLPEDSRIRLISSFFANKTLLRSLIEFPSLVRFVSESEGYLQEVPLYNHHFNGRRIRDLPFIGDTLIIRIYRDGEVIMPRGDTELRVGDRLIISGTPAHVRKVERLLS
- a CDS encoding sigma-54-dependent Fis family transcriptional regulator, producing the protein MRVKAIGIAPYAGLKRLMEELAKEDPEMDLVVEQGDLEEGVDIARRAEKEGYELVISRGGTASLIREAVSIPVAEIPVSGYDMLRVLTLLKDYRGEVAIVGFPNITRGAAVICDLLNLSVHTVTVRKPSEVEEQLESRRRQGIQVVVGDVVTVKAAEKLGMHGLLITSGREAVLDAFEEGKRVYRLFSRLRREASLYRNILDRDRRGIVVFGGKERILFRNPAAARFPLSAPAVERAIQELVEESLRRGQSESRLLPLEESGVQIAAVPLDDRSGETRVAIHLEKCRFAVSPEKWGCVEIRHTRSEPKETAFHRFVGKSGALREAIQSAQKYSEWDVPVWISGEEGTGKEMFALAIHQASPRGDQPFIAVDSGCLKPEEWNELIADAVAGPFRRGTLYLKNAEKIPAKVQKRLGALIADEGDGPRWLISTVVDLGKEVRRGAFDRKLYQLLGRAHLPLPPLRERKEDMDDLIPLFIAEGNSKYGKSIVGMESELIEELKRLTWPGNIEELKRAVEAMVLKSDGHYIGRRETADILERLKQEASRPVGRELDWTGTLEEMEIQIIQRVLVEEGMNQTRAAQRLGINRSTLWRKLQNVHRETPPGNKR